The following proteins come from a genomic window of Trinickia caryophylli:
- a CDS encoding polysaccharide pyruvyl transferase family protein has product MTGEAANDATVLLGAFDRHNFGDLLFPHVVMRMLPRRRILLAGAATRDLRPFGGHRVTAFARLAAELGETRVDLLHVGGELLTCDSWETVVMLSSPEQLQANIASEREWRNDGLAWSRARLGYPTLAPYVVSRSSFPRLRLKHVSFNAVGGVDLDARAPALKAEVLAALKAADAVSVRDRRTQAMLEPAGISAPLRPDPAVMIEALFGARIARHASRGAVREVLEALPGGYAAVQFSADFGDDETLDALARQLDRVAESCRLGIAFFCAGTAPWHDDIACYERVAVRMRSPKAKIFIFGSLNIWDICALIARSRVYCGSSLHGRIVALAFALPRVNFSHPRQTIAATKQAAFASTWEDDETGTVVGIPDIHHAVSAALAADARTLAQTAKRLARCYQESFELPA; this is encoded by the coding sequence ATGACGGGCGAAGCAGCGAACGATGCGACGGTGCTCCTCGGCGCATTCGATCGGCACAATTTCGGCGACCTGCTCTTCCCGCATGTCGTCATGCGCATGCTGCCGCGGCGCCGGATCCTGCTCGCCGGCGCCGCCACGCGCGATCTGCGCCCGTTCGGCGGACATCGCGTCACCGCATTCGCGCGGCTCGCGGCGGAGCTGGGCGAAACGAGAGTCGACCTCCTTCACGTCGGCGGCGAGCTCTTGACCTGCGACAGTTGGGAAACGGTGGTCATGCTGTCGTCGCCGGAGCAGCTTCAGGCAAACATTGCGAGCGAGCGCGAGTGGCGAAACGACGGACTCGCCTGGTCACGCGCGCGGCTCGGCTATCCGACGCTTGCGCCCTATGTCGTTTCGAGATCGTCGTTTCCGCGCCTGCGACTGAAGCACGTCAGCTTCAATGCGGTGGGCGGGGTGGACCTCGATGCGCGCGCCCCGGCCCTCAAGGCAGAGGTACTCGCGGCATTGAAAGCGGCGGACGCCGTGAGTGTGCGTGACCGCCGCACGCAAGCAATGCTCGAGCCGGCAGGGATATCCGCGCCGTTGCGGCCCGACCCGGCGGTCATGATCGAAGCATTGTTCGGTGCCCGAATAGCTCGACACGCGTCGCGCGGCGCCGTGCGGGAGGTGCTCGAGGCCCTGCCCGGCGGTTATGCGGCCGTGCAGTTCAGCGCGGACTTCGGCGACGACGAAACGCTCGACGCCCTCGCCCGGCAGCTCGATCGCGTCGCCGAATCGTGCCGGCTCGGCATCGCGTTCTTCTGTGCGGGCACCGCGCCCTGGCATGACGATATCGCGTGCTACGAGCGCGTCGCTGTTCGGATGCGCAGCCCGAAGGCGAAGATCTTCATCTTTGGTTCCCTGAACATCTGGGACATCTGCGCGTTGATTGCTCGAAGCCGCGTCTACTGCGGGAGCAGCCTGCACGGCCGAATCGTGGCCCTCGCTTTCGCACTGCCTCGCGTCAACTTCTCCCATCCGCGCCAGACGATTGCAGCCACAAAGCAGGCCGCGTTCGCGTCAACCTGGGAGGACGACGAAACGGGCACCGTTGTCGGGATACCCGACATCCATCACGCCGTGAGCGCCGCATTGGCTGCCGACGCCCGCACCCTGGCGCAAACGGCCAAGCGGTTGGCGCGTTGCTACCAGGAAAGCTTCGAGCTGCCCGCCTGA
- a CDS encoding winged helix-turn-helix domain-containing protein, translating into MISRRSRANKPAVSTKPLVRFRMRVHRGETVAIGPGKIALLEAIRTHGSISAAARSLDMSYRRAWLLVNELNSSLKSPATVSEQGGQSGGGCLLTDVGEEIVRLYREIESVAEASCATQIAGLTKLMRP; encoded by the coding sequence ATGATCAGCCGCCGTTCACGCGCAAATAAACCCGCCGTCTCCACAAAACCGCTCGTGCGCTTTCGTATGCGCGTCCATCGTGGCGAAACGGTAGCGATCGGCCCCGGCAAAATCGCCTTGCTGGAAGCGATCCGTACGCATGGTTCGATTTCGGCGGCAGCCCGCAGCCTCGATATGTCTTATCGGCGGGCGTGGCTGCTCGTCAACGAGCTGAACAGTTCGCTGAAGTCGCCCGCAACCGTCTCCGAGCAAGGCGGGCAAAGCGGCGGGGGCTGCCTGTTGACCGATGTCGGCGAGGAAATCGTGCGACTCTACCGCGAGATCGAGAGCGTTGCCGAAGCCAGTTGCGCGACGCAGATCGCGGGCCTCACGAAACTCATGCGTCCGTAG
- a CDS encoding alpha-2-macroglobulin family protein, whose protein sequence is MRSGKVKQMRKWTAVAAVALGLMAAAVWQADAARVTRVSPQGRVAQVRQVVVKFDEAMVPFGAPDLAAPARVKCRDAGASAGQGRWVDEKTWSWDFTADLPPGVACVVDLNDGLKSAAGKAVTGPTHFAFETGGPFVQSIEPRLGQIEEDQAFVLRLNGPATDASVQGSIWCESSGLGNRIPVKNVDAATRTALLKRFGLQKEASRVLTLQCQQSLPSGTKAQLVYGKGVASPSGIANDVERRFNYKVREPFAASFSCERENAKAPCTPLRPLRLQFNAPISRADAERIRIKGPGGDIKPSFSPDDHDPQTEIVEFAAPLPERADLTIELPAGLRDASGRPLSNGSLFPLKTMTAPLPPLAKFSSGTFGIIERYAEPDMPAVVPVTLRNVEADLHIAGLNAGNAQFTKMRVDADSDIRSWMRNVDQFDGFAMTRDWIDERMPQLLAHNPHPVIVRRTGDASEAAQDRKNPLIDVRSLSLLAGQPNVEALVLPKADPKTLRPFEVVGVPVTKPGFYVIELRSPALGASLLGKQAPMYVRTAVLVTNLGVHFKQGRENSLVWVTTLDKGLPVPNADVHVSDCNGDEVASGKTDAHGLLTIPGALSARAECKDGSFGGFFVSARIDDPKTGHDMAFVLSDWNRGIEAWRFNVPTDTSTDSTVRAHTVFDRTLLRAGETVSMKHMIRVETMHGLAFPSSYPTRLTIRHIGSGQTWHMPLQWAADHTADSTFAIPAAAKLGEYDVSLDDGKAGASASDDEESADAPRHVYESGSFRVEEFRLPVFKGVIAVRDEKAHPLVAAKEVPLTLQVDYMSGGGASGLPVQVSALMKSAAPPFADTYPEFSFRPYVKRNERGGGEASGDDESEPQFDEETSKLIADKEGVTLDRNGSGSLTLKDVPAVDAPKHLALEATFADPNGEVQTVGGSATLWPAAVVAGVKSGQWVSVGNTVPVKALAVDLQGKPRAGVPLEVRGVARITITSRKRMVGGFYAYDNRTETKDLGTLCSGKSDDHGLMTCDAKLKEAGNVDLVVTAKDGDGRASTATTSVWVTREEDLWFGGENTDRIDVLPEKTAYEPGETARFQVRMPFRFATALVAVEREGIVETHVVKLDGKNPTVELKVNEAWGPNVYVSVLALRGRIHEVPWYSFFTWGWKSPIEWARAFWYEGRRYEAPTPLVDLSKPAFRYGLAEIKVGTAAHKLAVTVTPDAKSYTVRGKAHVKIRVQLPGGKAAPAGTEIALAAVDEALLELMPNNSWDVLDAMLQRRAYGVETATAQMEIVGRRHFGRKSVPAGGGGGHGATRELFDTLLLWNPRVKLDANGEAFVDVPLNDSLTSFRIVAIAAVDAGRFGTGSVSIRSTQDLQLISGLPPLVREGDQFRAQFTVRNTTSRAMKVVVTPDVPGLGLSAQTVQVPAASSREVAWTVTPPDGASEAPLAALVWRVAAAEEGGPYAKDAVKVSQRVTAAVPVTVQQATLTQVDGTFSLPVAAPANAVATHAGDLRGGIAVSLQSKLSDGLPGVRRWFEQYPYSCLEQQTSRALGLRDAAQWQGVVARMPVYLDRDGLASYFPPGDDSGSTGSTALSAYLLSVTDEAAKLDPRFALPDDLRAKLEGGLAGFVEGRIQRDVWAPRKDLDLRKLAAIEALSRHGAARASMLDSIEIAPNQWPTSAVLDYYAILSRIKAIPQRDAKLAEAEQIIHARLTYQGTRLTFSTAANDELWWLMTGTETNAARTVLTFVEAAGWKDEMPRLVAGLLALQHNGAWQTTTANLWGTLAVQRFSQVFESVPVAGQTKLQFGPTSKSIAWNQSGAAPAAASVPTAASATAATKTAGARSVLLPWPAEARTAPVPLTLTQEGTGKPWATIESLAAVVLKAPFAAGYRITKTITPVDPAVKGVTTRGDVWRVHLDVDAQTDMTWVVVNDPVPAGATILGSGLGRDSEVATEGEKSQRGAWPAFVERGFDGYRAYYEYLPKGKFSIEYTVRLNNVGTFGLPPTRVEALYAPSTFGVLPNAPVIVRPAAGAQ, encoded by the coding sequence ATGCGGAGCGGCAAAGTCAAACAAATGCGTAAATGGACGGCCGTTGCGGCGGTGGCGCTCGGCCTCATGGCCGCCGCCGTTTGGCAGGCCGATGCGGCGCGGGTGACGCGCGTTTCGCCGCAGGGCCGTGTGGCGCAGGTTCGGCAGGTCGTCGTGAAGTTCGACGAGGCCATGGTGCCGTTCGGTGCGCCCGACCTTGCGGCGCCCGCGCGCGTGAAATGCCGCGACGCCGGGGCCAGCGCCGGGCAAGGGCGCTGGGTGGACGAGAAAACCTGGAGCTGGGACTTCACCGCGGATCTGCCGCCGGGCGTCGCGTGCGTCGTCGATCTCAACGACGGACTCAAATCGGCGGCGGGCAAAGCCGTGACGGGGCCGACGCATTTCGCATTCGAAACGGGTGGCCCGTTCGTGCAAAGCATCGAGCCGCGCCTCGGCCAGATCGAAGAGGACCAGGCGTTTGTCTTGCGGTTGAATGGGCCGGCAACCGACGCGTCGGTTCAAGGCAGCATCTGGTGCGAGTCGAGTGGGCTCGGCAACCGCATTCCCGTGAAGAACGTCGATGCGGCCACGCGTACAGCGCTGCTCAAGCGCTTCGGCCTGCAAAAAGAGGCTTCGCGCGTCCTGACGCTGCAATGCCAGCAATCGCTGCCGTCGGGCACGAAGGCGCAGCTCGTCTACGGCAAGGGCGTCGCGAGCCCGAGCGGGATCGCCAACGACGTCGAGCGGCGCTTCAACTACAAGGTGCGGGAGCCGTTTGCGGCCAGCTTCAGCTGCGAACGCGAAAACGCGAAGGCGCCGTGTACGCCGCTGCGTCCGCTGCGGCTGCAGTTCAACGCGCCGATCTCGCGCGCCGATGCCGAAAGGATTCGCATCAAAGGACCGGGCGGCGACATCAAGCCATCGTTTTCGCCGGACGATCACGACCCTCAAACCGAAATCGTGGAATTTGCCGCGCCGCTGCCCGAGCGGGCCGATCTGACGATCGAGCTGCCGGCGGGCCTGCGCGACGCGAGCGGCCGGCCCCTCTCGAACGGCAGTCTCTTTCCGCTGAAGACCATGACGGCGCCGTTGCCGCCGCTCGCGAAGTTCTCGTCGGGCACGTTCGGCATCATCGAGCGCTATGCGGAGCCCGACATGCCAGCCGTCGTCCCCGTGACGCTGCGCAACGTCGAGGCGGATTTGCACATCGCGGGGCTTAATGCGGGCAATGCGCAATTCACGAAGATGCGCGTGGACGCCGATAGCGATATCCGCAGCTGGATGCGCAACGTCGATCAGTTCGACGGCTTCGCGATGACGCGCGATTGGATCGACGAGCGCATGCCGCAATTGCTGGCGCACAACCCGCATCCGGTCATCGTGCGACGCACGGGCGATGCGTCGGAGGCGGCGCAAGACCGCAAGAACCCGCTCATCGACGTGCGCTCGCTCTCGCTGCTCGCGGGCCAGCCGAACGTCGAGGCGCTCGTGTTGCCGAAGGCCGATCCGAAGACGCTGCGCCCGTTCGAGGTGGTCGGCGTGCCGGTGACGAAGCCCGGCTTCTACGTGATCGAGCTGCGTTCGCCCGCACTCGGCGCCTCGCTGCTCGGCAAGCAGGCGCCGATGTACGTGCGCACGGCCGTGCTCGTCACGAACCTCGGCGTGCATTTCAAGCAGGGCCGCGAGAACAGCCTCGTCTGGGTGACGACGCTCGACAAAGGACTGCCGGTGCCGAACGCCGACGTGCACGTGAGCGACTGCAACGGCGACGAAGTGGCATCGGGCAAGACCGATGCGCACGGTCTGCTGACGATTCCGGGCGCGCTCAGCGCGCGTGCGGAATGCAAGGATGGCAGCTTCGGCGGCTTTTTCGTTTCGGCCCGCATCGACGATCCGAAGACCGGCCACGACATGGCCTTCGTACTCTCCGATTGGAATCGCGGCATCGAGGCGTGGCGCTTCAACGTGCCGACCGATACGAGCACCGACTCGACCGTGCGTGCGCATACGGTCTTCGACCGCACGCTTTTGCGCGCGGGCGAAACCGTCTCGATGAAGCACATGATTCGTGTGGAGACGATGCACGGCCTCGCGTTCCCGTCCTCCTATCCGACGCGGCTCACGATCCGCCACATCGGCAGCGGGCAAACGTGGCATATGCCGCTTCAATGGGCGGCCGATCACACGGCCGATTCGACGTTCGCGATTCCGGCCGCCGCGAAGCTCGGCGAGTACGACGTATCGCTCGATGACGGCAAGGCGGGTGCCTCCGCGAGCGACGACGAAGAGAGCGCCGATGCGCCGCGCCACGTCTACGAGTCCGGCAGCTTCCGGGTCGAGGAATTCCGCCTGCCCGTCTTCAAGGGCGTGATTGCCGTGCGCGACGAGAAGGCCCATCCGCTCGTCGCGGCGAAGGAGGTCCCCCTCACGCTGCAGGTCGATTACATGTCGGGCGGTGGCGCATCGGGCCTTCCGGTGCAGGTCTCGGCGCTGATGAAGAGCGCCGCGCCACCCTTCGCCGATACCTATCCGGAGTTCAGTTTCCGGCCCTATGTGAAGCGTAACGAGCGCGGCGGCGGCGAAGCGTCCGGCGACGACGAAAGCGAGCCGCAGTTCGATGAAGAGACATCGAAACTGATTGCCGACAAAGAAGGCGTCACGCTGGATCGCAACGGCTCGGGCAGCCTGACGCTGAAGGACGTGCCGGCCGTCGACGCGCCGAAGCACCTGGCACTCGAGGCCACGTTCGCGGATCCGAACGGCGAGGTGCAGACCGTGGGCGGCAGCGCCACGCTGTGGCCGGCGGCCGTCGTCGCGGGCGTGAAATCGGGCCAGTGGGTGTCGGTAGGCAACACGGTGCCCGTCAAGGCGCTCGCCGTCGATCTGCAGGGCAAGCCGCGCGCCGGCGTGCCGCTCGAGGTGCGCGGCGTCGCACGCATCACGATCACATCGCGCAAGCGGATGGTCGGCGGCTTTTATGCCTACGACAACCGTACCGAGACGAAAGACCTCGGCACGCTTTGCAGCGGCAAGAGCGACGATCACGGGCTCATGACCTGCGACGCAAAGCTGAAGGAAGCGGGCAACGTGGACCTCGTCGTGACGGCGAAGGACGGCGACGGCCGCGCATCGACGGCAACGACGTCGGTCTGGGTCACGCGCGAGGAGGATCTCTGGTTCGGCGGCGAAAACACCGACCGCATCGACGTTCTGCCCGAAAAAACGGCCTACGAGCCCGGCGAAACGGCCCGCTTCCAGGTGCGCATGCCGTTTCGCTTCGCGACGGCGCTCGTCGCCGTCGAGCGCGAGGGCATCGTCGAAACGCACGTGGTCAAGCTCGACGGCAAGAACCCGACCGTCGAGCTGAAAGTCAACGAAGCGTGGGGGCCGAACGTCTACGTTTCGGTGCTGGCACTGCGTGGGCGTATCCACGAGGTGCCCTGGTATTCGTTCTTCACCTGGGGTTGGAAATCGCCGATCGAATGGGCGCGCGCCTTCTGGTACGAGGGGCGGCGCTACGAGGCGCCGACGCCGCTCGTCGATTTGTCGAAGCCGGCATTCCGCTATGGCCTGGCCGAAATCAAGGTCGGCACCGCTGCGCACAAACTCGCGGTGACGGTGACGCCCGATGCGAAGTCGTACACGGTGCGCGGCAAGGCTCACGTGAAGATCCGCGTGCAGCTGCCGGGCGGCAAGGCTGCGCCGGCGGGTACGGAGATCGCGCTGGCCGCCGTGGACGAGGCGCTGCTCGAATTGATGCCTAACAACAGCTGGGACGTGCTCGATGCGATGCTGCAGCGGCGCGCCTATGGCGTGGAGACGGCCACCGCGCAGATGGAGATCGTCGGGCGCCGCCACTTCGGGCGCAAGTCGGTACCGGCAGGCGGTGGCGGCGGCCACGGCGCCACGCGCGAACTCTTCGATACGCTGCTGCTGTGGAATCCGCGCGTGAAGCTCGACGCAAACGGAGAAGCGTTCGTCGACGTGCCGCTCAACGATTCGCTCACGAGTTTCCGTATCGTTGCGATCGCGGCGGTCGATGCGGGCAGGTTCGGTACCGGCAGCGTGTCGATCCGCAGCACGCAGGATTTGCAGCTGATCTCGGGCTTGCCGCCGCTCGTGCGCGAGGGCGATCAGTTCCGCGCCCAGTTCACGGTTCGCAATACGACGTCGCGCGCGATGAAAGTGGTCGTGACGCCCGATGTGCCGGGGCTCGGCTTGTCCGCGCAAACGGTGCAGGTGCCGGCGGCTTCCTCGCGCGAGGTGGCATGGACGGTGACTCCGCCCGACGGTGCCTCCGAAGCCCCGCTGGCGGCGCTCGTCTGGCGGGTGGCGGCAGCCGAGGAAGGCGGCCCGTATGCGAAGGATGCGGTGAAAGTGAGCCAGCGCGTCACCGCGGCTGTCCCCGTCACGGTGCAGCAGGCCACGCTCACGCAGGTCGACGGCACGTTCTCGCTGCCGGTGGCCGCGCCGGCGAATGCGGTTGCGACCCACGCCGGCGATCTGCGCGGCGGTATTGCCGTATCGCTGCAATCGAAGCTTTCCGACGGTTTGCCCGGCGTGCGGCGCTGGTTCGAGCAGTATCCGTACAGTTGCCTCGAGCAGCAGACCTCGCGTGCACTCGGCCTGCGCGATGCGGCGCAATGGCAGGGGGTGGTCGCCCGGATGCCTGTCTATCTGGACCGTGACGGCCTGGCGAGCTACTTTCCGCCCGGCGACGACAGCGGCAGCACCGGCAGCACGGCGCTCTCCGCCTATCTGTTGTCCGTGACCGACGAGGCGGCGAAGCTCGATCCGCGCTTTGCGTTGCCCGACGATCTGCGCGCCAAGCTCGAAGGCGGGCTGGCGGGCTTCGTCGAGGGGCGCATTCAGCGCGACGTGTGGGCGCCGCGCAAGGATCTGGATTTGCGCAAGCTCGCCGCGATCGAGGCGTTGTCGCGGCATGGTGCGGCACGCGCGAGCATGCTCGATTCGATCGAGATCGCACCCAATCAGTGGCCGACGTCGGCCGTGCTCGATTACTACGCCATCCTTTCGCGCATCAAGGCGATTCCGCAGCGCGATGCGAAGCTGGCCGAGGCCGAGCAGATCATTCATGCGCGGCTGACCTACCAGGGTACGCGGCTCACGTTCTCGACAGCGGCCAACGACGAGCTGTGGTGGCTCATGACGGGCACCGAAACGAACGCGGCGCGCACGGTGCTGACCTTCGTCGAGGCCGCGGGCTGGAAGGACGAGATGCCGCGGCTCGTGGCGGGCCTGCTGGCGTTGCAGCACAACGGCGCGTGGCAGACGACCACGGCCAACCTCTGGGGAACGCTTGCGGTGCAGCGCTTCTCGCAGGTGTTCGAGAGCGTGCCCGTTGCCGGTCAGACGAAGCTGCAGTTCGGGCCGACGTCGAAGTCGATCGCATGGAATCAATCGGGTGCCGCGCCTGCCGCCGCCAGCGTGCCGACGGCCGCATCGGCAACGGCGGCGACGAAGACAGCCGGCGCGCGCAGCGTGCTGCTGCCCTGGCCCGCCGAAGCACGCACCGCGCCTGTTCCGCTTACGCTGACTCAGGAGGGTACGGGCAAACCGTGGGCGACGATCGAAAGCCTCGCGGCCGTCGTGCTGAAGGCGCCGTTTGCGGCGGGCTACCGGATCACGAAGACGATCACGCCCGTCGATCCGGCCGTGAAAGGCGTGACGACACGTGGCGACGTGTGGCGTGTGCACCTGGACGTGGATGCGCAGACGGACATGACGTGGGTCGTCGTCAACGATCCCGTACCGGCCGGCGCGACGATTCTCGGTTCGGGGCTCGGGCGCGATTCGGAAGTGGCCACGGAAGGCGAGAAGTCGCAGCGGGGAGCGTGGCCCGCGTTCGTCGAGCGCGGTTTCGACGGCTATCGCGCGTATTACGAGTACCTGCCCAAGGGCAAGTTCTCGATCGAATACACGGTTCGTCTCAACAACGTGGGCACGTTCGGTTTGCCGCCGACACGTGTGGAGGCGCTCTACGCACCGTCGACGTTCGGCGTATTGCCGAATGCGCCCGTAATCGTGCGGCCGGCCGCGGGCGCGCAGTGA
- a CDS encoding MFS transporter, with protein sequence MLGIGLVNMLVALDQTVVSTALPSIVAELHGFEYYAWIASAYLLASVVTVPVFGRLGDYFGRKRFVIAAVIVFTAASVLCGLATDMRMLAVARALQGVGGGMMVGTAFASIPDLFPDPRARVRWQVVMAAAYGIGTAAGPSLGGWLSQHFGWRSTFFVNLPVGALALYFIGGHLPSYRHERHGQVRIDWLGALLVALMLGGFQTLIEAVPQKGFTTGNVVLACAVVFFAAALLVCERRATHPIVPLDLFRDRQLVTLFTLSTLSGFVMFSLIFFAPLLLQGGFGLTPQQAGLLATPIAACIALGSFINTRIVIRLPRPTLILSIGFGLLVAASAALAFATRTTPHWWLEIAMGAVGIGLGFILNNLNIFAQEIAGRERFGITTALLQSTRMVGGMLGTSIIATIVNHSYATGVAASLGVLGPDAAAHWLSRLADPRVLVDGTLRDALLGELRAAGLDGAALIESTRRLLVHSIHIGIGLAGIAALCAAWLLKRIAHIRFRGSGSAEPAARTPAAPPADGR encoded by the coding sequence ATGCTCGGCATCGGCCTCGTCAACATGCTGGTCGCGCTCGATCAGACCGTCGTCAGTACCGCGCTGCCCTCCATCGTCGCCGAGCTGCACGGCTTCGAGTACTACGCGTGGATTGCCAGCGCCTATCTGCTCGCCTCGGTGGTCACCGTGCCCGTGTTCGGGCGGCTCGGCGACTATTTCGGCCGCAAGCGCTTCGTCATCGCCGCCGTCATCGTCTTCACGGCCGCCTCGGTACTGTGCGGGCTCGCCACCGATATGCGCATGCTGGCGGTCGCTCGCGCGCTACAGGGCGTAGGCGGCGGCATGATGGTGGGCACGGCCTTCGCATCGATTCCCGACCTGTTCCCCGACCCGCGGGCGCGCGTCAGGTGGCAGGTGGTCATGGCGGCCGCTTATGGAATCGGTACCGCCGCCGGCCCGTCGCTCGGCGGCTGGCTCAGCCAGCACTTCGGCTGGCGTTCGACGTTCTTCGTCAATCTGCCCGTGGGGGCGCTGGCGCTCTATTTCATCGGGGGCCACTTGCCGAGCTATCGGCACGAGCGGCATGGGCAGGTTCGCATCGACTGGCTCGGCGCCCTGCTCGTCGCGCTCATGCTCGGCGGCTTTCAGACGTTGATCGAAGCCGTACCGCAAAAAGGCTTCACCACGGGCAACGTCGTACTCGCCTGTGCGGTGGTTTTTTTCGCAGCCGCGCTGCTCGTGTGCGAGCGGCGCGCCACGCACCCGATCGTGCCGCTCGACCTCTTTCGCGATCGGCAACTCGTCACGCTGTTTACGCTCTCGACGCTGTCCGGCTTCGTCATGTTCTCGCTGATTTTCTTTGCGCCGTTGCTGCTGCAAGGCGGCTTCGGACTCACGCCCCAGCAGGCCGGGCTGCTGGCCACTCCGATCGCCGCGTGCATCGCCCTCGGCAGCTTCATCAATACGCGCATCGTCATTCGCCTTCCGCGTCCGACGCTGATTCTTTCCATCGGGTTCGGGCTGCTCGTCGCCGCCTCCGCGGCGCTCGCGTTCGCGACGCGCACGACGCCCCACTGGTGGCTCGAGATCGCGATGGGCGCGGTCGGCATCGGGCTCGGCTTCATCCTCAACAATCTGAACATCTTTGCGCAGGAAATCGCCGGCCGCGAGCGCTTCGGCATTACCACGGCGCTGCTGCAGTCCACGCGCATGGTGGGCGGCATGCTCGGCACGAGCATCATCGCGACGATCGTCAATCACAGCTATGCGACGGGCGTGGCGGCATCGCTGGGTGTGCTCGGCCCCGACGCCGCGGCCCATTGGCTGTCCCGCCTCGCGGATCCGCGCGTGCTCGTGGACGGAACGCTGCGCGACGCCCTGCTCGGCGAGCTGCGCGCAGCCGGCCTCGACGGCGCGGCGTTGATCGAAAGCACGCGGCGCCTGCTCGTTCATTCGATTCATATCGGCATCGGGTTGGCAGGCATCGCCGCGCTCTGCGCGGCGTGGCTCCTGAAGCGCATCGCGCATATCCGCTTCCGCGGCTCGGGATCGGCCGAGCCGGCAGCGCGCACGCCCGCCGCCCCACCCGCAGACGGGCGTTGA
- a CDS encoding MFS transporter: MATHSTATTRADSDAPLFSIKPFRLLLAIRVLSTLGIQMLLVAIGWQMYALTHDAWALALVGLYQFLPVLLLTPPAGYAADHWRRTRIVSVSLAIQTVAAAGLAVATFRHGMTRDALLWVSLLLGAARAFQLPALQALAPSTVPPAQFSRAMAVFSMGSQTSIIVGPALGGFLAVFGLGLVYAVSATALFVGMAMAAQLSVHGQTAVQKGPLLEALVGGLRFVWQKPIVLAAISLDLFAVLFGGATALLPIYAGDILHGGPAMLGWLRAAPAVGALAMSLCLARRPPRHRVGVTLLGAVVIFGLATVVFGISTSFWLSEIALIVSGAADAVSVVIRQTLVQLETPDHMRGRVSAVNAVFIGASNQLGEFESGAAASWLGPVAAVVSGGLLTCFVAVMWAWRFPQLTKRTSLEG, from the coding sequence ATGGCAACTCACTCTACGGCGACGACCCGCGCGGATTCGGACGCACCGCTGTTTTCGATCAAGCCGTTCCGCCTGCTGCTTGCGATTCGCGTACTGTCCACGCTCGGCATCCAGATGTTGCTCGTGGCCATCGGCTGGCAGATGTACGCGCTCACGCACGATGCCTGGGCGCTCGCGCTCGTCGGCCTGTATCAGTTTCTGCCCGTCTTGCTGTTGACGCCGCCCGCCGGCTACGCGGCGGACCATTGGCGCCGCACGCGTATCGTTTCCGTTTCGCTGGCTATACAAACGGTGGCGGCGGCGGGGCTTGCCGTCGCCACTTTCCGTCATGGCATGACGCGCGACGCGCTGCTCTGGGTCTCGCTGCTGCTCGGCGCGGCGCGTGCGTTCCAACTGCCCGCCCTGCAGGCGCTGGCGCCGTCCACCGTTCCCCCTGCGCAATTCAGCCGCGCGATGGCCGTGTTTTCGATGGGCTCGCAAACGAGCATCATCGTCGGGCCCGCGCTCGGCGGCTTTTTGGCGGTGTTCGGGCTTGGCCTTGTCTATGCGGTGTCGGCCACTGCGTTGTTCGTCGGCATGGCAATGGCAGCCCAATTGAGCGTGCATGGCCAGACGGCGGTGCAAAAGGGGCCGCTGCTCGAGGCCCTCGTGGGCGGCTTGCGCTTCGTGTGGCAAAAGCCGATCGTGCTTGCTGCCATCAGCCTCGATCTCTTTGCCGTGCTATTCGGAGGCGCGACCGCATTGCTTCCCATCTACGCCGGCGACATCCTGCATGGCGGCCCGGCGATGCTCGGGTGGTTGCGCGCGGCGCCCGCCGTCGGCGCGCTGGCGATGTCGCTCTGTCTCGCCCGGCGTCCGCCGCGGCATCGCGTCGGCGTGACGCTTTTGGGCGCGGTGGTCATCTTCGGGCTCGCGACGGTCGTCTTCGGCATTTCCACGAGCTTCTGGCTGTCGGAAATCGCGTTGATCGTTTCGGGCGCGGCCGATGCCGTCAGCGTGGTGATCCGGCAGACGCTCGTGCAACTCGAAACCCCCGATCACATGCGCGGCCGCGTGAGTGCGGTGAATGCCGTTTTCATCGGGGCCAGCAACCAATTGGGCGAGTTCGAGTCGGGCGCGGCGGCAAGCTGGCTCGGACCGGTGGCGGCGGTGGTATCGGGCGGCCTGCTCACGTGCTTCGTTGCGGTGATGTGGGCGTGGCGCTTCCCGCAACTCACGAAACGGACCTCGCTCGAGGGCTGA
- the msuE gene encoding FMN reductase, protein MSKRLNVVAVSGGLQRPSRTLSLVQGLLNALSDALPVDTHLIELGDVAPRIGAAQRRDQLAPDAQAQIKRIELADLLVVATPVYRGAYTGLFKHLFDFVHHEALIDVPVLLAATGGSERHALVIDHQLRPLFSFFQCRTLPLGVYASERDFDGYEIADPSLRARIDQAIARALPLLGLPRANTAGARAPLAA, encoded by the coding sequence ATGAGCAAACGATTGAATGTGGTTGCCGTATCGGGGGGGCTGCAGCGTCCGTCGCGCACCTTGTCGCTCGTGCAGGGCTTGCTGAATGCGTTGAGCGATGCGCTGCCTGTCGATACGCATCTGATCGAACTGGGCGATGTCGCGCCGCGGATCGGCGCGGCGCAGCGACGAGATCAGCTTGCGCCGGACGCGCAGGCGCAGATCAAGCGGATCGAGCTGGCGGACTTGCTCGTCGTGGCGACACCGGTCTACCGCGGCGCATATACGGGGCTTTTCAAGCACCTTTTCGACTTCGTGCATCACGAGGCATTGATCGACGTACCCGTGCTGCTCGCGGCTACGGGGGGCAGCGAGCGCCATGCGCTCGTAATCGATCACCAATTGCGGCCGCTCTTCAGCTTTTTCCAGTGCCGCACGTTGCCGCTCGGTGTGTATGCGTCGGAGCGCGACTTCGACGGCTACGAGATTGCCGACCCGTCACTGCGGGCGCGCATCGATCAGGCGATTGCGCGCGCCTTGCCGCTTCTGGGGTTGCCGCGCGCCAATACCGCTGGCGCGCGGGCGCCGCTTGCGGCGTAG